The Leishmania panamensis strain MHOM/PA/94/PSC-1 chromosome 23 sequence DNA window CGCCACCAGTGCTGCCCTCAGAAAGTGCGGCGGGTGGGCCTTGTCCATCGCCCGTCCACCTGCTGCTTGTTCGATGCGCCTTAGGCTTCGATAGCCCGGACCTAGAGGTCTGCCAAAGGCTGGTGAACATTGACGGCCACACCGCATTTGCAGAAAACtcggcagagctgctgcgcgcgtggCCACCAGGTTCTGCTGCTGGCACGCCATTACTattcgctctctctgcctgAGCGCGATATCTGCCCCCTAACCCTGTTCGGCCGCACGCTTCCGCGTTCGGTGTGGCACGGTGCCGTCTCCAGCCGGACGCTCGCATCTGCGGCGTCGTGTAGAGCCGTGTCCCATCCACCTCGACGTCTGACATGAAATCCAAGTCATCCATGCCGTCAGTCCCCGTCGTGGGGGTAGGCGACGGTGCACCAAAACGAGCGCTGCTCAAGTGGGCTCCTCCGCTATCACCGCCACCTGCGTAGCTCGGGGCAACGCTGCTAACGCCGCGACTCCGTAGCCCACGCGATGGTGTCCACGATAGGGTGCCAGCCCCAGTGGCGCCGCTCGACGGTGCCGCACCCGCACTGCCAAGATTGCCACGGACGCGTGGAGAGTtatcactgccaccgctagCAGCATCGGTCAGGGTACGTTGGAAGTAGGAAAAGCGGCGTGCCGTCAgcgcgcctgccgctgcgcagtcACGCATATCATCCTCTGCAAGGAGGCCTTcagcagaggtggcagcgcaaTATGTCCTCGACAGCTCCTCTCCCCAGTCCAGTGCTGACATCTCCGCATCTTCCTCACACTGGCGGCTGCCCCGACGACTCTGCAAGTGTTTTGCAACACGACGTCCATGGCGTCCACCAGCGTGGCCTACATCGCCACTGTCACCGTGTAGGAGTGACTCACGACTGGTCCACTCGACATCCCGACCCCTGTTCCACTGGAACTGCATCCACCGACGCCGCACAGGTGCCTGGAGAAACACGACGATCCACAAAATCAGTGATGTAAAGAGGTACAAGAAGCCACCGCGCATGCACGTATTAGCTttcgcctccctttcccagCCGTGCTTGGCGGCGAGCACCTGAAATGTCCAGTTGCCGTACCGCAGCATGTGAGACAGCATAAAGAGTAGCAACGCTGCGACGGTTGTGAAGGGCGCGCACAGTGACACGCAGCTCGATGTGAGCGACATTAGAAGCTTTGCAACacaatatatatatatatatatatgtatgtattgtaaaaggaaagaaacgTGGTCACTCTGTCGTCCGTCTTAGTGATATGCTCAATGATTGATGGTGTTTCTCCTCACCACCGCGTTTACTCG harbors:
- a CDS encoding hypothetical protein (TriTrypDB/GeneDB-style sysID: LpmP.23.0750), which gives rise to MSLTSSCVSLCAPFTTVAALLLFMLSHMLRYGNWTFQVLAAKHGWEREAKANTCMRGGFLYLFTSLILWIVVFLQAPVRRRWMQFQWNRGRDVEWTSRESLLHGDSGDVGHAGGRHGRRVAKHLQSRRGSRQCEEDAEMSALDWGEELSRTYCAATSAEGLLAEDDMRDCAAAGALTARRFSYFQRTLTDAASGGSDNSPRVRGNLGSAGAAPSSGATGAGTLSWTPSRGLRSRGVSSVAPSYAGGGDSGGAHLSSARFGAPSPTPTTGTDGMDDLDFMSDVEVDGTRLYTTPQMRASGWRRHRATPNAEACGRTGLGGRYRAQAERANSNGVPAAEPGGHARSSSAEFSANAVWPSMFTSLWQTSRSGLSKPKAHRTSSRWTGDGQGPPAALSEGSTGGGARIKMT